From a region of the Patescibacteria group bacterium genome:
- the rpmF gene encoding 50S ribosomal protein L32, producing MGALPKRRISTARKGKRRAAIKLKRSQLINCPNCSQPKKPHQVCPACGYYKGKEVVKPKVKKGKKST from the coding sequence ATGGGAGCCTTACCAAAAAGAAGAATTTCAACCGCCAGAAAGGGGAAAAGAAGAGCGGCGATTAAATTAAAAAGGTCGCAACTCATTAATTGTCCTAACTGTAGTCAGCCAAAAAAACCTCATCAAGTTTGCCCGGCTTGTGGCTATTATAAGGGAAAAGAAGTGGTTAAACCTAAAGTTAAAAAAGGAAAGAAATCAACCTAG
- the nusB gene encoding transcription antitermination factor NusB, with amino-acid sequence MKTPYDPRHIRRQKAIKNLFRWSFRSDQKIKNELAKKILVNSKKINEIIVQSAPDWPIEQINRVDLAILRLAIYELVIVKKEPPKVIIDEAVELAKRYGSEKSSSFVNGVLGTVLKKVEKKEKDKKTVSRKKSK; translated from the coding sequence ATGAAAACGCCCTATGACCCCAGGCACATCAGAAGACAAAAAGCAATTAAAAACTTATTTCGTTGGAGTTTTCGATCTGATCAAAAGATTAAAAATGAATTGGCTAAGAAAATCCTTGTTAACAGCAAGAAGATTAACGAAATTATTGTTCAATCGGCCCCAGATTGGCCAATTGAACAAATTAATCGAGTTGATTTAGCCATTCTTCGATTAGCCATCTATGAGCTGGTAATTGTTAAAAAAGAGCCACCAAAAGTCATTATCGACGAAGCGGTTGAATTAGCCAAGCGTTATGGCAGCGAAAAAAGCTCTAGTTTTGTTAATGGGGTTTTGGGAACGGTTTTAAAAAAAGTCGAAAAAAAGGAAAAAGATAAAAAGACTGTTTCCCGGAAAAAATCAAAATGA
- a CDS encoding DUF1493 family protein — translation MTKVEEKIISLISENLGATKEEITPKSSLRKDLGAETLMISDLLAKIQETFNIDLEEIEPEKVKFVDQLINLVTAEIE, via the coding sequence ATGACCAAAGTTGAAGAAAAAATCATTAGTTTAATCTCGGAAAACCTAGGCGCCACTAAGGAAGAAATCACACCTAAATCAAGTCTTAGAAAAGATTTGGGTGCAGAAACTTTAATGATTTCTGATTTATTAGCCAAGATTCAGGAAACTTTTAATATCGACCTTGAAGAGATTGAGCCTGAAAAAGTCAAGTTTGTCGATCAATTGATTAATTTAGTGACTGCCGAAATCGAATGA
- the rnc gene encoding ribonuclease III, producing the protein MKKNLDILQQNLGIKFNQPQLLAQAMVHRSYLNETTGADLESNERLEFLGDVVLSFIISNWLYQEFPNYKEGQLTNLRSNLVRTTTLAKIADQLKIGQNLLMSRGEKSSGGEKNPSLLANSLEAVIGAIFFDQGLAKTEAFVKKQFKSFLEKIVAKGEFKDSKSLLQEKLQEEFKETPIYKTLKEEGPDHAKIFTVGVYSQGDLLTQEKGKSKQEAEEKAAKAALEKIEDNR; encoded by the coding sequence ATGAAAAAAAATTTAGATATTCTTCAGCAAAATTTAGGAATAAAATTTAATCAGCCTCAATTACTGGCTCAGGCAATGGTCCACCGTTCTTATCTCAACGAAACAACCGGAGCTGATTTAGAATCCAACGAAAGACTGGAATTTTTAGGAGACGTCGTTCTTTCTTTTATTATTTCCAATTGGCTTTATCAGGAATTTCCCAATTATAAAGAGGGTCAGTTAACCAATCTTCGTTCTAATCTCGTCAGAACAACCACCCTGGCAAAAATTGCTGATCAACTAAAAATTGGCCAAAACCTCCTGATGAGTCGAGGCGAAAAAAGCTCTGGGGGAGAAAAAAACCCTTCTCTCCTAGCTAATAGTCTCGAAGCGGTGATTGGGGCCATTTTTTTTGACCAGGGTCTTGCTAAAACAGAAGCCTTTGTCAAAAAGCAATTTAAATCATTTTTAGAAAAAATTGTTGCCAAAGGAGAATTTAAAGACAGCAAAAGCCTCCTTCAGGAAAAACTCCAAGAAGAATTTAAAGAAACACCAATTTATAAGACCCTTAAAGAAGAAGGACCAGATCATGCTAAAATTTTTACGGTTGGTGTTTATAGTCAAGGTGATCTTTTAACTCAGGAAAAAGGAAAAAGCAAACAAGAGGCCGAAGAAAAAGCGGCCAAAGCTGCCCTTGAAAAAATAGAAGATAACCGTTAA
- the rpsP gene encoding 30S ribosomal protein S16: MVKIRLTRTGKRNAPSYRIVVMDSRTKRNGRVIENLGFYDPKTKPTTIKFDRKRVDYWLSQGAQMTEVVKKLLKK, from the coding sequence ATGGTTAAAATTAGACTAACTCGAACCGGCAAAAGAAACGCTCCCTCTTACCGAATTGTGGTTATGGATTCCCGGACTAAGCGAAATGGACGGGTAATTGAAAATCTTGGTTTTTATGATCCCAAAACTAAACCCACTACCATTAAATTCGATCGAAAAAGAGTTGATTATTGGCTTTCTCAAGGAGCCCAAATGACGGAAGTGGTCAAAAAACTATTAAAAAAATAG
- a CDS encoding KH domain-containing protein → MKQLLEFLIKSIVEKPQAVKIKEEEKENFAEYSIKVDPEDIKIVIGKNGQTIRAIRTLAKTKAIKQGKKINLKLEENQ, encoded by the coding sequence ATGAAACAACTCCTAGAATTCTTAATCAAGTCAATTGTTGAAAAGCCTCAAGCAGTTAAAATTAAAGAAGAAGAAAAAGAAAACTTCGCTGAATATTCGATCAAGGTTGACCCTGAAGATATAAAAATTGTCATTGGTAAAAACGGTCAAACCATCCGCGCGATTCGCACCTTAGCCAAAACCAAAGCCATTAAACAAGGCAAAAAGATTAATCTTAAATTAGAAGAAAATCAGTAA
- the pilO gene encoding type 4a pilus biogenesis protein PilO: MKIGINKLPGLSKFREFLFPLIVIVLIVLSGVLVVKPKLGEILKVRGELGKQKDELAQLSQKMAILQGYDRSELEARANQIVKVLPIDKNGPLIFASLRSLASENDLEIHGLDVQIGEISTESGKIQTKGNKESFPSLTISLSVSGDRGDLYEFFKSVESISPLMRIRQISLNQEEDIFESKLELETYYLASPEFIGKADRTIIPISSEEEEVYQKIKGYLTVLSQTSLPLITSGKENPFTY; this comes from the coding sequence ATGAAGATAGGAATCAATAAATTACCAGGTTTGTCCAAGTTTCGGGAATTTCTTTTCCCTCTGATTGTCATTGTTCTAATCGTTTTGTCAGGCGTTTTGGTAGTCAAGCCAAAACTTGGTGAGATTTTAAAGGTAAGAGGAGAACTGGGTAAACAAAAGGATGAATTAGCTCAATTATCGCAGAAGATGGCCATTTTACAAGGCTATGATCGAAGTGAGCTAGAGGCAAGAGCTAATCAGATAGTCAAAGTTTTGCCTATTGATAAAAACGGACCCCTCATCTTTGCTAGCTTAAGAAGTTTAGCTAGTGAAAATGATTTAGAGATTCATGGTCTGGATGTTCAAATCGGCGAGATATCAACTGAGTCGGGAAAAATTCAAACCAAGGGGAACAAAGAAAGTTTTCCTTCGTTGACAATTAGTTTAAGTGTTAGTGGTGATCGTGGAGATTTATATGAATTCTTTAAGTCTGTCGAGTCAATCTCGCCCTTAATGCGGATTAGGCAAATCAGTCTTAATCAAGAGGAAGATATTTTTGAAAGCAAGCTTGAATTGGAGACTTACTATCTTGCCTCACCTGAATTTATCGGCAAAGCTGATCGGACGATTATTCCCATCAGTTCGGAAGAGGAAGAGGTCTATCAGAAAATTAAAGGCTACCTGACGGTTTTGAGCCAAACGAGTCTACCCTTAATAACGAGCGGCAAGGAAAATCCCTTTACTTACTGA
- the pilM gene encoding type IV pilus assembly protein PilM, which yields MEFFGLDIGSYNLKVVQLAKSGKEYRLVAFGSSPSTQKGLASEADTDLTALAEAIKKLQSEAKISTNNVNTALPQDQVFTRTINLPPLSEEELKSAIKWEAEQYVPIPLEEATLAHQVVGRINVNNQEKIQVLIVAAPTRLVEKTLKVLKTAGLNPVSLETEIVALARGLVGPEGEAALVVDLGAKATDMAVVEKGLVVFSRSVSTGGEALTRAIATSLGLDPSQAEAYKKAYGVDPKKLEGKVKGAIGPILDVIVNEIEKTIEYFRSETQKTIKRVILSGGTAGLPEAVSVMASKLSLEIQVGDAFNQIKMDETLRKQLSQVQTFLYATAIGLAMKEV from the coding sequence ATGGAATTTTTTGGTTTAGATATTGGTTCCTATAATCTTAAAGTTGTCCAGCTAGCTAAAAGCGGCAAGGAGTATCGTTTAGTGGCTTTTGGTTCAAGTCCCTCAACTCAAAAAGGACTGGCTTCAGAGGCGGATACTGATCTGACCGCCCTAGCCGAGGCAATTAAAAAACTTCAAAGCGAAGCTAAGATTTCCACTAATAACGTGAACACAGCCCTTCCTCAAGATCAGGTTTTTACCCGGACGATTAATTTACCACCCTTGTCTGAAGAGGAGTTAAAATCAGCCATTAAGTGGGAGGCAGAGCAATACGTACCCATTCCTTTAGAGGAAGCGACTTTAGCTCATCAAGTAGTGGGGCGAATTAATGTTAATAATCAAGAGAAAATTCAAGTTTTGATTGTGGCGGCGCCAACGAGACTTGTTGAAAAAACTTTAAAGGTTCTTAAGACAGCTGGTTTAAATCCGGTCAGTTTAGAGACAGAAATTGTTGCTCTGGCCAGGGGTTTGGTTGGGCCAGAAGGAGAAGCGGCTTTGGTGGTGGATTTAGGAGCTAAGGCGACTGACATGGCCGTGGTTGAAAAAGGCTTGGTTGTTTTTTCTCGTTCCGTCAGCACTGGTGGTGAAGCCTTGACGAGAGCAATTGCTACCAGCTTGGGACTAGATCCGAGTCAGGCAGAGGCTTACAAAAAGGCTTATGGTGTTGACCCGAAGAAGTTAGAAGGTAAAGTTAAGGGGGCCATTGGTCCAATTCTTGATGTTATTGTTAACGAGATTGAGAAAACAATTGAATATTTTCGTTCCGAAACCCAAAAAACAATCAAACGGGTTATCCTTAGTGGTGGTACGGCTGGCTTGCCGGAAGCAGTCAGTGTTATGGCTTCAAAGTTAAGCCTAGAGATTCAAGTTGGTGATGCTTTTAATCAGATTAAGATGGATGAAACTTTGAGAAAACAGCTTAGTCAAGTTCAAACATTCCTTTATGCAACCGCGATTGGTTTAGCAATGAAAGAGGTTTAA
- a CDS encoding pilus assembly PilX N-terminal domain-containing protein has protein sequence MKKKTNSGQALLVILLIMAVALTIGLSVVSRSVTDIRLSQEQEESARAFSVAEAGLESLLAGQDLPDFSAEDFTIAAETISLGGSGKNSFRFPKEIDAGKTQTIWLIDHDETTGDLNPSSGFYQDGGTIEIFWGNEDQVANEPTTPALEATIIYNDGEFKTTKSAFDPDSNRTTSNNFTLASSGESLTIDDQTFTFPFKATVSIPSGSYALRLKLIYNDVEQALAIRGDADLPLQGQCYQVTASDVGAGISRKVEQCQLFEAPPAIFDYVLFSEEDLIKS, from the coding sequence ATGAAGAAAAAAACTAATTCAGGCCAAGCTTTATTAGTAATTTTATTAATTATGGCCGTAGCTTTGACAATTGGTCTGTCAGTTGTTTCCCGTTCAGTGACTGATATTCGTCTTTCTCAAGAGCAAGAAGAATCAGCCAGGGCTTTTTCAGTAGCCGAAGCGGGTTTAGAAAGCCTTTTAGCTGGTCAGGACTTACCGGATTTTTCAGCAGAAGACTTTACGATTGCTGCTGAAACAATTTCTTTAGGTGGAAGTGGTAAAAACAGTTTTCGGTTTCCTAAAGAGATTGATGCTGGTAAAACTCAGACAATTTGGTTAATTGATCACGATGAAACTACTGGTGACCTTAACCCCTCTTCAGGTTTTTACCAGGATGGCGGGACAATCGAAATTTTCTGGGGTAATGAAGATCAAGTAGCTAATGAACCTACCACTCCAGCTTTAGAAGCAACCATTATTTATAATGATGGTGAGTTTAAGACGACTAAATCTGCTTTTGACCCTGATTCAAACAGAACGACAAGTAACAATTTTACGCTGGCTAGTTCAGGTGAATCGCTTACTATTGATGACCAGACTTTTACTTTTCCCTTTAAAGCTACAGTAAGTATCCCTAGTGGCAGTTATGCCTTGAGACTAAAACTCATTTATAATGATGTAGAACAAGCTTTAGCGATTAGAGGCGATGCCGACTTGCCTCTTCAAGGTCAATGCTACCAAGTAACCGCCTCGGATGTAGGCGCGGGTATTAGCCGAAAGGTAGAACAATGTCAGCTCTTTGAAGCGCCGCCAGCCATTTTTGATTACGTCTTATTTAGCGAAGAGGATTTGATAAAATCATAA
- a CDS encoding type II secretion system protein — protein MVKKKGFTLIEILVVVSLFGIIAVIGSGSFFSLLRGSTKSKTVSAVKQNGDYALGVMERMIRNARYLEENSNEQTCELGMTRIKIKNPDGGSTEFSCDSSTISSNSGELISGGLTLSSCAFDCREDGDLDPDVVAISFTLLSGASVGHPEEGAVIDFKTTISLRNIPE, from the coding sequence ATGGTAAAGAAAAAGGGTTTTACTTTAATTGAAATCTTGGTGGTGGTTAGTCTTTTTGGCATTATTGCGGTTATTGGTTCAGGTAGCTTTTTTAGTTTATTAAGGGGCTCAACCAAATCAAAAACCGTCAGTGCAGTTAAACAAAACGGTGATTATGCCCTAGGGGTGATGGAAAGAATGATTAGAAACGCCCGTTATCTTGAAGAAAACAGTAATGAACAGACATGTGAGTTAGGGATGACCAGGATAAAAATTAAAAATCCTGATGGTGGTTCAACTGAATTTAGTTGTGATAGCAGTACCATCAGTTCAAACTCAGGCGAATTAATTAGTGGCGGACTGACACTTAGCAGTTGTGCTTTTGATTGTCGGGAAGATGGGGATCTTGATCCCGATGTGGTGGCGATTAGTTTCACTCTCTTAAGCGGTGCCAGTGTGGGTCATCCAGAAGAAGGAGCGGTGATTGATTTTAAAACAACGATCAGTTTGAGGAATATTCCCGAGTAA
- a CDS encoding type II secretion system protein, producing the protein MIKKKSGFTLIEILVVVSVMAILFSLGLAQYMKFNRQQILEQAILELKTDLTDARSKALSGKKECTEGVFDGVLVDFSPGNYVLYSSCGGGLDLKLISDTQLSSGVKITESPEDGILFKPITGGTDIQEESGATITLSGYGTTKNLEVYPDGKIDLISE; encoded by the coding sequence ATGATAAAGAAAAAGTCAGGTTTTACTCTCATTGAAATTTTGGTAGTTGTTTCAGTGATGGCCATTTTGTTCTCTCTTGGTTTGGCTCAGTACATGAAGTTTAATCGTCAGCAAATCTTGGAACAAGCAATTTTAGAATTGAAAACTGATTTAACTGATGCTCGAAGCAAGGCTTTGTCAGGTAAAAAAGAATGTACTGAAGGAGTTTTTGATGGTGTTTTAGTTGACTTTAGTCCGGGTAACTACGTTCTTTATTCAAGTTGTGGTGGTGGTCTGGATTTGAAACTTATTAGCGATACTCAGTTGTCATCAGGAGTAAAAATCACAGAAAGTCCGGAAGATGGTATTTTGTTTAAACCGATTACTGGTGGAACGGATATTCAAGAAGAATCAGGCGCTACCATTACTTTATCAGGTTATGGGACAACAAAGAATTTAGAAGTTTATCCTGATGGTAAGATTGATTTAATCTCTGAATAA
- a CDS encoding prepilin-type N-terminal cleavage/methylation domain-containing protein, translating into MNKKGFTLIELLVAVTIIAVLSGLALVSYQGARQSARDGKRKSDLEQIRSGLEMCRNDVGSYPVGSDPTSDCSDYLSPMPEDPIDGRSYYYSGSANSYELCTALENPGSDLCGVADSCGSAACNYKVGPP; encoded by the coding sequence ATGAACAAAAAAGGCTTTACTCTAATTGAACTTTTAGTGGCAGTGACGATTATCGCTGTTCTCTCTGGTTTGGCTTTGGTTTCTTATCAGGGAGCCAGGCAATCAGCCCGGGATGGGAAAAGAAAGTCTGACCTGGAGCAGATTAGGAGTGGTTTAGAGATGTGCCGGAATGATGTTGGTTCTTATCCAGTAGGATCAGATCCGACTTCAGACTGTTCTGATTATTTATCGCCGATGCCTGAAGATCCGATTGATGGCCGAAGTTACTATTACAGTGGTAGCGCTAATAGTTATGAATTATGTACCGCTTTAGAAAATCCTGGCTCTGATCTTTGTGGTGTTGCTGATTCATGTGGAAGTGCAGCATGTAATTATAAAGTAGGCCCCCCTTAG
- a CDS encoding type II secretion system protein produces MKKGFTLIELLVVISIIGILASLTFVSYSGAQKQTRDTQRRSDLSQYRNGLENYAASNNGLYPVHTSKYDVAGFCGSGADLDEFISDCPTDPTTGKKYYYISDLQGTAYILYADLETAGWWYVCSSGKSDTTDDDTEPTFATCP; encoded by the coding sequence ATGAAAAAAGGTTTTACTCTCATTGAATTATTGGTCGTTATCTCGATTATTGGTATTTTGGCTTCTCTGACTTTTGTCAGTTATTCTGGTGCCCAAAAACAGACCAGAGATACCCAAAGAAGGTCGGATTTATCCCAATATCGGAATGGTTTGGAAAATTATGCGGCTAGTAATAATGGTCTTTATCCTGTTCATACCAGCAAGTATGATGTGGCTGGTTTTTGTGGAAGTGGGGCTGATTTGGATGAGTTTATTTCCGATTGTCCTACTGACCCGACTACTGGAAAAAAATATTATTACATCTCGGATTTACAAGGAACAGCTTATATTTTATATGCTGATTTGGAAACAGCTGGCTGGTGGTATGTTTGTTCAAGTGGCAAATCAGACACCACTGACGATGACACTGAACCAACGTTTGCAACATGTCCATGA
- a CDS encoding type II secretion system protein: protein MNKKGFTLIELLVVVSIIGVLAALVMVNFNSARARARDVQRKSDLDQVKKALRLYYNDYDGYPEASGDQIVACEGTESKTFDWGSQFACGDMVYMKTLPEDPDPDASYSYAQATEQDFLLWADLENKSDSDICESQIHCGIFENEEDCDETQYVVCAD, encoded by the coding sequence ATGAATAAAAAAGGTTTTACTCTAATTGAATTATTAGTCGTCGTTTCGATTATTGGCGTTTTAGCGGCTTTGGTGATGGTCAATTTCAATTCGGCTCGAGCTAGAGCTAGGGATGTTCAGCGAAAGTCTGATTTGGATCAAGTCAAAAAGGCCTTGAGATTATATTACAATGATTATGATGGATATCCAGAAGCAAGTGGTGATCAGATAGTTGCTTGTGAAGGGACCGAAAGCAAGACTTTTGACTGGGGTTCTCAATTTGCTTGTGGCGACATGGTTTATATGAAGACTTTACCTGAAGATCCTGATCCTGACGCTAGTTACAGTTATGCCCAGGCGACTGAACAGGATTTTTTACTTTGGGCGGACCTAGAAAATAAATCTGATAGCGATATTTGCGAGTCTCAGATTCATTGTGGGATTTTCGAAAATGAAGAAGATTGTGATGAAACTCAGTATGTCGTTTGTGCTGATTAG
- a CDS encoding prepilin-type N-terminal cleavage/methylation domain-containing protein: MSKKGFTLIELLIVIAILGFLSTIGLASFRSSQIKSRDAQRKHDLGQIQRALEAYYNDKGGYPLTADFPGGGGSWSDEHETLYMKEIPKDPKFGNYAYYSADGTSYRIYARLENVKDAAIPDSGSYSGTSCGGEECNYGVSSANVAP; this comes from the coding sequence GTGAGCAAAAAAGGTTTTACCTTAATTGAACTTTTGATTGTCATCGCCATCTTGGGCTTTTTGTCCACGATTGGCTTGGCGAGTTTTCGGAGTTCCCAAATCAAAAGCCGAGACGCTCAGCGCAAACATGATTTGGGTCAAATTCAACGGGCTCTAGAAGCTTATTACAATGATAAGGGCGGATATCCTTTAACCGCAGATTTTCCTGGTGGGGGTGGTTCTTGGAGTGATGAGCATGAGACTCTATATATGAAAGAGATTCCTAAAGATCCTAAATTTGGTAATTACGCTTATTATTCTGCGGATGGAACTTCCTACCGAATTTATGCTAGATTAGAAAATGTGAAGGATGCAGCTATACCCGATTCAGGTTCTTATTCAGGAACAAGTTGTGGCGGTGAGGAATGTAATTATGGTGTTTCTAGTGCTAATGTAGCGCCATGA
- a CDS encoding prepilin-type N-terminal cleavage/methylation domain-containing protein, whose protein sequence is MGALSRKILNLRRKKTVKGFTLIEIMIVVAIIAIFLLIALWAYRLQLLKGRDARRKADLATWQNLLEDYANDSVCYPEGMVVCGPTQGEFFEGYLSEIPCDPLNNVYYNYMYTFEEGSGCNKWYKIYTKLENENDPIIAKVGCDSNVDCPSGGCGPGCNYNYWVSSPNVTEVARLPGEFWVYIPGEEPPPGETPPGEEPSEEPPPGEFPPEIPLEAIPTCKTVEGTPWCWKEICRSCCPDTYSPYYYFCDKGDSPGPEDDKCILDLACKAD, encoded by the coding sequence ATGGGAGCTTTATCTCGGAAAATTCTTAATTTAAGAAGAAAGAAGACAGTTAAGGGTTTTACTCTGATTGAGATTATGATTGTGGTGGCGATTATTGCTATTTTTTTATTAATCGCTCTTTGGGCTTATCGACTTCAATTACTGAAAGGCCGGGACGCACGGCGCAAAGCTGATTTAGCGACTTGGCAGAATTTACTTGAAGATTACGCTAATGATAGTGTTTGCTATCCTGAAGGGATGGTGGTTTGTGGTCCAACCCAGGGTGAATTCTTTGAGGGTTATCTTTCCGAAATTCCTTGTGATCCCCTTAATAATGTCTACTACAATTATATGTATACCTTTGAGGAAGGGAGTGGTTGCAATAAATGGTATAAAATTTATACCAAACTAGAGAATGAAAATGATCCGATTATTGCTAAAGTAGGTTGTGATAGTAATGTTGACTGCCCCAGTGGCGGTTGCGGGCCAGGCTGCAATTATAATTACTGGGTAAGTAGTCCTAATGTCACCGAAGTAGCTCGTTTGCCAGGCGAATTTTGGGTCTATATTCCTGGAGAAGAACCGCCACCTGGTGAAACACCTCCTGGAGAAGAACCATCTGAAGAGCCGCCACCTGGTGAATTTCCCCCAGAAATACCTTTAGAGGCAATACCAACCTGTAAAACAGTAGAAGGAACACCTTGGTGCTGGAAAGAAATTTGTCGATCTTGTTGTCCTGATACTTATAGTCCTTATTACTATTTTTGTGACAAAGGAGATAGTCCGGGACCAGAAGATGATAAGTGTATTTTAGATTTAGCTTGTAAGGCTGATTAA
- a CDS encoding prepilin peptidase: MAGLVVGIIVFLLGLCLGSFLNVVVYRLNHQLSPLRGRSFCPKCKKKILWQDNLPLLSFLLLKGRCRSCHSPISWQYPLVELATGLVTFLIVFYFSLPLVNILYLLLVSYALIVIAASDFLYQTIPDEAVYFGIVLALSYSFLVSHDLTSILSGLGASLFFLLLAVATRGKGMGMGDVKLVGFLGLFLGFPQILVALFLAFLTGAVFGVILILVGKKRLGEHLAFGPFLASTAWLSWFWGQKIWELYLGKFLI; encoded by the coding sequence ATGGCAGGTTTAGTGGTTGGAATAATCGTTTTTCTTTTAGGACTGTGTCTTGGTAGTTTTCTGAACGTCGTTGTTTATCGCCTGAATCATCAATTATCGCCTTTACGGGGGCGTTCTTTTTGTCCTAAGTGTAAGAAAAAGATTCTTTGGCAAGATAATCTGCCTTTACTTTCTTTTCTTCTTCTTAAAGGTCGTTGTCGTTCTTGCCACTCCCCTATTAGTTGGCAGTATCCGTTGGTTGAACTAGCCACTGGTTTGGTCACTTTTTTAATTGTCTTTTATTTTTCCTTGCCTTTGGTTAATATTCTTTATCTTTTATTAGTTTCTTATGCTTTGATTGTCATTGCCGCTTCTGATTTTCTTTATCAGACGATTCCTGATGAAGCTGTTTATTTTGGCATTGTTTTAGCTCTTTCTTATTCTTTTCTGGTGAGCCATGATTTAACCTCAATTTTGAGTGGTTTAGGAGCGAGTTTATTTTTTCTTTTACTGGCGGTGGCGACTCGGGGGAAAGGTATGGGGATGGGTGATGTTAAATTAGTTGGATTTTTAGGTCTTTTTTTGGGTTTTCCCCAGATTTTGGTAGCGTTATTTTTGGCTTTCTTGACTGGGGCTGTTTTTGGTGTCATACTAATTTTAGTGGGTAAAAAGCGCTTAGGGGAACATCTTGCCTTTGGGCCCTTTTTAGCCAGTACGGCTTGGTTGAGCTGGTTTTGGGGTCAAAAAATATGGGAGCTTTATCTCGGAAAATTCTTAATTTAA